From the genome of Labrus bergylta chromosome 12, fLabBer1.1, whole genome shotgun sequence, one region includes:
- the vwa1 gene encoding von Willebrand factor A domain-containing protein 1 yields the protein MESHMSVLWMLLCLLLRPSSTQNPAPEGVLNCCEGDVLFLLDSSGSVSSYEHSRMLAFLSELLLPFSLGEDQVRVGLLQVGTKPRLEFGFDSHTTQSGLQGALKNTKPLRGDTNTVEALRIAKDRVLRPGAADGARAGLPRVLVWLTDGVKPGDVVGPMAELRDQGVAVLVVSTGHGNYLVLREVVTPPVEEHLHFVDIDDLSIITEDLRNAIIEIIRAERISVRDISTNTATLQWRPVLSGLTGFYEIRFGPVPTGGTGAGGTGGTGTSPSTGGSQYQRITQNADSSTTRLTGLKPDTTYTATLTPESNEQSFNTLFATFTTKPELLSPATVTISDSGPTSVRVSWGPVQPDKVTSYYIEYSALPGGKLNAVTVGRTQNSTLLRDLQPDTTYLVTITARHATGKEKAMSVKVCTEEVTPALADLQLTTVGSDSVQVDWKGSVAGLRGYWLTWEGQQNSIPDQRSSLYLPPDSLSTRLSHIPPSARVCVSPIYRTARGEGLCCTAQFHSDALAYGYQS from the exons TGCTGAACTGCTGCGAGGGTGACGTCCTCTTCCTACTGGATTCTTCGGGCAGTGTGTCTTCCTACGAGCACTCCCGCATGCTCGCCttcctgtctgagctcctcctccCGTTCTCTCTGGGGGAAGACCAGGTGAGGGTGGGACTGCTGCAGGTGGGCACCAAACCACGCCTTGAGTTTGGCTTTGACTCCCATACCACCCAGAGCGGCCTCCAGGGGGCTTTGAAGAACACCAAACCTCTGAGGGGGGACACCAACACAGTGGAGGCGCTGAGGATAGCGAAGGACAGGGTGCTGAGACCCGGAGCGGCAGACGGGGCCAGGGCGGGGCTCCCGAGGGTGCTGGTGTGGTTGACAGACGGGGTAAAACCGGGTGATGTGGTTGGACCAATGGCGGAGCTGAGGGACCAGGGTGTGGCTGTGCTGGTGGTCTCCACTGGGCATGGCAACTATCTAGTGTTGAGGGAAGTGGTGACCCCGCCTGTGGAGGAACATCTGCACTTTGTGGACATCGATGATTTGAGTATCATCACAGAGGACCTGCGGAACGCCATCATCG AGATCATCCGAGCTGAGCGAATCAGCGTCCGCGACATCTCCACCAACACCGCCACGCTGCAGTGGCGACCCGTTCTGTCCGGTCTGACGGGATTCTACGAGATTCGTTTCGGCCCTGTGCCTACGGGTGGAACAGGAGCGGGCGGAACAGGCGGAACTGGGACCAGCCCGAGCACTGGTGGAAGTCAGTACCAGAGAATTACCCAGAATGCAGATTCCAGCACCACCAGGCTAACGGGCCTGAAGCCTGACACCACCTATACCGCCACTCTGACGCCAGAGTCCAATGAACAGTCCTTTAACACACTCTTCGCCACTTTTACTACAAAGCCAG AGTTGCTGAGCCCGGCGACCGTGACGATCTCTGACTCAGGCCCAACCAGCGTTCGGGTGAGTTGGGGTCCTGTTCAGCCTGACAAGGTCACAAGTTACTACATCGAGTACTCAGCTCTGCCAGGGGGGAAGCTCAATGCTGTCACAGTGGGACGCACTCAAAACTCCACACTCCTCAGAGACCTTCAGCCTGATACCACTTACCTCGTCACCATTACTGCCCGGCACGCTACCGGCAAGGAGAAGGCCATGTCTGTCAAAGTGTGCACTGAGGAAG TGACTCCAGCCCTGGCAGACCTGCAGCTGACCACGGTGGGGAGCGACTCGGTGCAGGTGGACTGGAAGGGCAGTGTAGCCGGTCTGAGGGGCTACTGGCTCACCTGGGAGGGGCAGCAGAACTCAATACCTGACCAGCGCTCCTCCCTCTATTTGCCGCCTGACTCTCTGTCAACGCGCCTTTCACACATCCCTCCTTcagcaagagtgtgtgtgtcgccCATTTATCGGACAGCGCGGGGAGAGGGactgtgttgcactgcacagTTTCATTCAG ATGCATTAGCATATGGCTACCAATCATAG